One window from the genome of Haloprofundus halobius encodes:
- a CDS encoding SHOCT domain-containing protein, with amino-acid sequence MDDETPADRLCENATEIASVVVTGFWLAALFTGQSWWLAALLIGYIVVVPLVALLFGDDEDRKEWWDDDDWWDDDWWNDWWGSSTDEEKQERKSDDSTAVETDETPLETLRRRYAAGELTEAQFERKLELLLETETLEDVEDRARARDLIRERE; translated from the coding sequence ATGGACGATGAGACGCCCGCCGACCGACTTTGCGAGAACGCGACCGAGATCGCGTCCGTCGTCGTCACCGGTTTCTGGCTCGCCGCCCTCTTCACGGGGCAGAGCTGGTGGCTCGCTGCCCTGCTCATCGGCTACATCGTCGTCGTGCCGCTCGTGGCGCTGCTGTTCGGCGACGACGAGGACCGCAAGGAGTGGTGGGACGACGACGACTGGTGGGACGACGATTGGTGGAACGACTGGTGGGGGTCGTCGACGGACGAGGAGAAACAGGAGCGGAAATCGGACGACTCTACCGCCGTTGAGACCGACGAGACGCCACTTGAGACGCTTCGGCGGCGGTACGCTGCTGGCGAGCTGACCGAAGCGCAGTTCGAGCGGAAACTGGAGCTACTGCTCGAGACGGAGACGCTCGAAGACGTCGAGGACCGTGCCCGCGCTCGTGATCTGATCCGCGAGCGAGAGTAA
- a CDS encoding PaaI family thioesterase, whose translation MPELTCHGCGPANPHGHHLHSYLSDDGESLVAVADPDARYNAGAPNVMYGGYIASLLDCHSMWTAMTFAAEAEGVPLDTDPHITYATAELTVESHRPTPLDRPIHLRAWVDGDVGRRMRIRSELGPVGEVTATGSVVAVRIV comes from the coding sequence TTGCCGGAACTGACCTGTCACGGCTGCGGCCCGGCGAACCCGCACGGCCACCACCTGCACAGCTACCTGAGCGACGACGGCGAGTCACTGGTGGCGGTCGCCGACCCCGACGCCCGGTACAACGCGGGCGCACCGAACGTGATGTACGGCGGCTACATCGCGTCGTTGCTCGATTGCCATTCGATGTGGACCGCGATGACGTTCGCGGCGGAAGCAGAGGGAGTTCCGCTCGACACCGACCCGCACATCACCTACGCCACCGCCGAGTTGACCGTCGAGTCCCACCGACCGACGCCGCTGGACCGCCCGATTCACCTCCGCGCGTGGGTCGACGGCGACGTGGGTCGGCGGATGCGAATCCGGAGCGAACTCGGTCCCGTCGGCGAGGTGACGGCGACGGGGAGCGTCGTCGCCGTCCGAATCGTCTGA
- a CDS encoding tRNA uridine(34) 5-carboxymethylaminomethyl modification radical SAM/GNAT enzyme Elp3 has protein sequence MSTDSPDASDATEEESEAFREACAELARRIVDGDIDRDDLESEKLKVCSEFSSPKVPKNTEVLEHAPDEHRDDVKEVVRRKPVRTASGVSPVAIMTSPQMCPHGKCLYCPGGPASEFSSSQSYTGHEPAAARGVQNDYDPYGQVTLRLEQLRHIGHPVDKVELILMGGTMTARSHDYQEWFVKRALEAMNDYDLDSKPAPAEDQSFKPDPENVEFRYLEDVIAENETGQIRNIGTTFETKPDWCDPEQIDRMLDLGATKVEVGVQTTYERINREMHRGHGNQASIDANRRLRDAAFKVGFHMMPGQPGMTRDMCVEDFRQLFENPQWRPDYLKIYPTLVVRGTRIYDRWRRDDYDPLTNEEAADIVAEAMGKIPKYTRLQRVQRDIPADFIDAGVWKSNLRQLAEQRAEERGIELHDIRAREVGMNEATPNQPDIELGVLEYEAGGGTEKFISFEDTEQNLLVGFCRLRFPSYSHAAPEGGAALSARDPVRRELEDAALVRELHVYGSEAGIGADGEWQHKGYGKKLLREAEDIAADAGFEKISVISGIGVRQYYREKMGYHQDGPYVSKRL, from the coding sequence ATGAGTACCGACAGTCCCGACGCTTCCGACGCGACCGAAGAAGAATCCGAAGCGTTCCGCGAAGCGTGCGCAGAGCTCGCCCGACGCATCGTCGACGGCGACATCGATCGCGACGACCTCGAATCCGAGAAGCTCAAGGTCTGTTCGGAGTTCTCCTCGCCGAAGGTACCGAAGAACACCGAGGTTCTCGAACACGCGCCGGACGAGCACCGCGACGACGTGAAGGAGGTCGTCCGACGCAAACCCGTCCGGACGGCTTCGGGTGTCTCGCCGGTCGCCATAATGACCTCGCCGCAGATGTGCCCGCACGGGAAGTGTCTCTACTGCCCCGGCGGCCCGGCGTCGGAGTTCTCCTCCTCGCAGAGCTACACTGGCCACGAACCCGCCGCCGCCCGCGGGGTGCAGAACGACTACGACCCGTACGGGCAGGTGACGCTGCGACTCGAACAACTGCGCCACATCGGCCACCCCGTCGACAAGGTCGAACTCATCCTGATGGGCGGGACGATGACCGCCCGCAGCCACGACTACCAGGAGTGGTTCGTCAAGCGCGCGCTGGAGGCGATGAACGACTACGATCTGGATTCGAAGCCAGCGCCCGCCGAGGACCAGTCGTTCAAGCCCGACCCCGAAAATGTCGAGTTCCGCTACCTGGAAGACGTCATCGCCGAGAACGAAACTGGACAGATTCGAAACATCGGGACGACGTTCGAGACGAAGCCGGACTGGTGCGACCCCGAGCAGATCGACAGGATGCTCGATTTGGGCGCGACGAAGGTCGAGGTGGGCGTCCAGACCACCTACGAGCGCATCAACCGCGAGATGCATCGCGGTCACGGCAACCAAGCTTCCATCGACGCCAACCGCCGCCTGCGCGACGCGGCGTTCAAGGTCGGCTTCCACATGATGCCCGGCCAGCCGGGCATGACGCGCGACATGTGCGTCGAGGACTTCCGTCAGCTGTTCGAGAACCCGCAGTGGCGACCCGACTACCTCAAAATCTACCCGACGCTCGTCGTCCGCGGCACGCGCATCTACGACCGGTGGCGGCGCGACGACTACGACCCGCTGACGAACGAGGAGGCCGCCGACATCGTCGCAGAGGCGATGGGGAAGATTCCGAAGTACACGCGCCTCCAGCGCGTCCAGCGCGACATTCCCGCCGACTTCATCGACGCCGGAGTGTGGAAGTCGAACCTCCGGCAACTCGCCGAACAGCGAGCCGAGGAGAGAGGAATCGAACTCCACGACATCCGCGCCCGCGAGGTGGGGATGAACGAGGCGACGCCTAACCAGCCGGACATCGAACTCGGCGTGCTTGAGTACGAGGCCGGCGGGGGTACCGAGAAGTTCATCAGCTTCGAAGATACGGAACAAAACCTCCTCGTCGGCTTCTGTCGCCTCCGCTTCCCGTCGTACTCGCACGCCGCTCCCGAGGGCGGCGCGGCACTCTCCGCGCGCGACCCCGTGCGCCGCGAACTCGAAGACGCGGCGCTCGTCCGCGAACTCCACGTCTACGGGAGCGAGGCGGGCATCGGCGCGGACGGCGAGTGGCAGCACAAGGGCTACGGGAAGAAGCTGCTCCGAGAGGCCGAAGATATCGCGGCCGACGCCGGCTTCGAGAAGATTTCGGTCATCTCCGGCATCGGCGTTCGCCAGTACTACCGCGAGAAGATGGGCTACCACCAGGACGGTCCGTACGTCAGCAAACGACTCTGA
- a CDS encoding class I SAM-dependent methyltransferase: MAEAADTTTPTPTDRTEALAGELFAGANAALTLFSVYLGTRLGLYDALAAAGAQTPGELADRTGTDERYVREWLEHQTVSKILTVDDERAAAGERRYSLPEAHEPVLVDRDSLYYLAPLARAGAGLVGPLDDIVDAYRTGEGVPFADYGANLHEGQAAMNRPAFLHLLGEAWLPSISDVHERLSAESPARVADIGCGHGWSSIGVARAYPNVRVDGYDLDEASIEAAKKNAEAYGVADRVSFEVRDASDPALEGKYDLVTAFECVHDMADPVGALTTMRRLANGEGTVVVMDERVGDEFTADAGEIEQFLYGCSVFHCLPVGRVGEHSAATGTVMRTETLRGYAEEAGFGTFEVLPIENEFWRFYRMEA, encoded by the coding sequence ATGGCAGAAGCAGCCGACACCACGACACCGACACCGACCGACCGAACCGAAGCGCTCGCGGGCGAACTGTTCGCCGGCGCGAACGCGGCGCTCACGCTGTTCAGCGTCTACCTCGGGACGCGACTCGGACTGTACGACGCGCTCGCGGCGGCGGGGGCGCAGACGCCCGGCGAACTCGCGGACCGAACCGGAACCGACGAGCGGTACGTCCGCGAGTGGCTCGAACACCAGACCGTCTCGAAAATCCTCACGGTCGACGACGAGCGCGCCGCGGCCGGAGAGCGACGCTACTCGCTCCCCGAGGCGCACGAACCCGTCCTCGTCGACCGCGACAGCCTTTACTACCTCGCGCCGCTGGCGCGGGCGGGCGCCGGACTCGTCGGGCCGCTCGACGACATCGTCGACGCCTACCGCACTGGTGAGGGCGTCCCCTTCGCCGACTACGGGGCGAATCTCCACGAGGGACAGGCGGCGATGAACCGCCCGGCGTTTCTCCACCTGCTCGGTGAGGCGTGGCTACCGAGCATCTCGGACGTGCACGAACGGCTCTCCGCGGAGTCACCGGCGCGCGTCGCCGACATCGGCTGCGGCCACGGCTGGTCGAGCATCGGCGTCGCGCGGGCGTATCCGAACGTCCGCGTCGACGGCTACGACCTCGACGAAGCGTCCATCGAGGCGGCGAAGAAGAACGCCGAGGCGTACGGCGTCGCCGACCGCGTCAGTTTCGAGGTGCGCGACGCGAGCGACCCCGCGCTCGAAGGCAAGTACGACCTCGTAACGGCGTTCGAGTGCGTCCACGACATGGCCGACCCGGTCGGCGCGCTGACGACGATGCGCCGCCTCGCCAACGGCGAGGGGACCGTCGTCGTGATGGACGAGCGCGTCGGCGACGAGTTCACCGCCGACGCGGGCGAGATAGAGCAGTTCCTCTACGGCTGCAGCGTCTTCCACTGCCTGCCTGTCGGACGCGTCGGCGAGCACTCCGCCGCCACGGGGACCGTGATGCGGACCGAGACGCTCCGCGGCTACGCCGAGGAAGCCGGGTTCGGGACCTTCGAGGTGCTCCCCATCGAGAACGAGTTCTGGCGGTTCTACCGGATGGAGGCCTGA
- a CDS encoding MFS transporter: MSAGEEHQNASVPWKSPVVRVVLASTLLAPLGVPLVSPALPVIRDVFGVTDAAASLLITAYFLTGIVLSPFIGMLADRIGRRRVLVVSLLVFGLSGGAVYVAADFATVLALRLVGGTAAAGVFITTVTILGDAFDGVQRNAVLGANTAMLSAGAAAFPIVGGALVAYGWNVPFLAYLLAVPLAVVAWFALADLEHDTEPEEEGSVQYLRGVAGSLVASGTVVYYVATFAAELLFFGAVLTTLPFLLTGTFALSPLLVGLTLTVAEVAAIAVAVSNGRFAKRVRNGPLVAAGFACLAVGLGVGWLATGFGPASGAVGPLVVGVGVLFVGAGAGLVLPSVDAEVSRLVPTHFRAGALSLRNSATFLGRAAGPVVFAGIAVVTGYATLLLVAGVASLVCAVVLAFVTGRVIEDVEDAVDDAVATTEVR; the protein is encoded by the coding sequence ATGAGTGCGGGAGAAGAACACCAGAACGCCTCGGTGCCGTGGAAATCGCCGGTCGTCCGCGTCGTGCTCGCGAGCACGTTGCTCGCGCCGCTCGGCGTGCCGCTGGTCAGTCCGGCGCTACCCGTCATCCGAGACGTTTTCGGCGTCACCGACGCCGCGGCGAGTCTGCTCATCACCGCGTACTTCCTGACGGGCATCGTGCTCTCGCCGTTCATCGGCATGCTCGCCGACCGAATCGGCCGGCGGCGCGTGCTCGTCGTGAGCCTGCTCGTCTTCGGCCTCTCCGGCGGCGCGGTCTACGTCGCCGCCGACTTCGCGACGGTGCTCGCGCTCCGCCTCGTCGGCGGGACGGCCGCGGCGGGCGTGTTCATCACGACGGTCACCATCCTCGGCGACGCGTTCGACGGCGTTCAGCGAAACGCCGTCCTCGGCGCGAACACGGCGATGCTCTCGGCGGGCGCGGCGGCGTTCCCCATCGTCGGCGGGGCGCTCGTCGCCTACGGCTGGAACGTCCCGTTTCTGGCGTACTTGCTGGCCGTCCCGTTGGCGGTCGTCGCGTGGTTCGCGCTCGCCGACCTCGAACACGACACCGAACCCGAGGAGGAGGGGTCCGTCCAGTATCTCCGCGGCGTCGCGGGGTCGCTCGTCGCCTCGGGGACCGTCGTCTACTACGTCGCGACGTTCGCCGCGGAGCTACTGTTCTTCGGCGCGGTGCTGACGACGCTGCCGTTCCTCCTGACGGGGACGTTCGCGCTCTCGCCGCTTCTCGTCGGTCTGACGCTGACCGTCGCGGAGGTGGCGGCCATCGCCGTCGCGGTGTCGAACGGTCGATTCGCGAAGCGCGTCCGCAACGGACCGCTCGTCGCCGCCGGCTTCGCCTGTCTGGCGGTCGGCCTCGGCGTCGGGTGGCTCGCGACCGGCTTCGGTCCAGCCTCGGGGGCGGTGGGTCCGCTCGTCGTCGGCGTCGGCGTGCTGTTCGTCGGCGCGGGCGCGGGGCTCGTCCTCCCTTCGGTCGACGCCGAAGTGAGCCGTCTCGTCCCGACGCACTTCCGCGCCGGGGCGCTCAGCCTCCGCAACAGCGCGACGTTCCTCGGCCGCGCAGCCGGACCCGTCGTCTTCGCCGGAATCGCGGTCGTGACCGGCTACGCGACGCTGCTGCTGGTCGCGGGCGTCGCGTCGCTCGTCTGCGCGGTCGTCCTCGCGTTCGTGACCGGACGCGTAATCGAGGACGTGGAGGACGCCGTCGACGACGCGGTTGCGACCACGGAGGTGCGCTGA